From the genome of Salvelinus sp. IW2-2015 unplaced genomic scaffold, ASM291031v2 Un_scaffold2373, whole genome shotgun sequence, one region includes:
- the LOC112073801 gene encoding transcription factor E3, which produces MRILVVLQHDNKIELPVSVNMLDVYSSGGMAVPNVTVSNSCPADLHNVKTELTEVEVKAMMKERQKKDNHNQIERRRRFNINDRIKELGALIPKSSDPETRWNKGTILKASVDYIRRLQKEQQRAKEVERPDKRKLEHNNRNLLLRIQELEMQARLHGLSTPASSSQGSSSSHLSLSQSLDPSTGDALSRXLLSLSGGQGLQAASPSFLSPPPSASPVGLMTMGSPLDLDSLSFSDLDDPSAAAFHASLLPDMGLGDILMDDRGLGMSSVGGRDPLLSSVSPGVSKTSSRRSSFSMEEDL; this is translated from the exons ATGAGGATTTTAGTTGTTCTGCAGCATGATAACAAGATTGAG CTGCCGGTGTCAGTGAACATGCTGGATGTGTACAGCAGTGGAGGGATGGCTGTTCCTAACGTCACCGTCTCCAACTCCTGTCCTGCTGACCTGCACAATGTCAAGACTGAGTTAACCG AGGTGGAGGTTAAAGCTATGATGAAGGAGCGACAGAAAAAGGACAATCAYAATCAGA TTGAGAGACGCAGGAGGTTCAATATCAACGATCGCATCAAGGAACTGGGAGCTCTCATCCCCAAGTCGAGTGACCC GGAGACGCGTTGGAACAAGGGCACCATCCTGAAGGCGTCTGTGGACTACATCAGGAGGCTGCAGAAGGAGCAGCAGAGAGCCAAGGAGGTGGAGAGACCAGACAAGAGGAAACTGGAGCACAACAACCGTAACCTACTGCTACGTATACAG GAGCTTGAGATGCAGGCCCGCCTCCACGGCCTCTCCACCCCCGCCTCTTCCTCCCAAGGCAGCTCCTCCTCACACCTAAGCCTATCACAGTCCCTGGACCCCAGCACGGGCGACGCCCTCTCCAGGAMCCTCCTCTCCCTGAGTGGTGGCCAAGGCCTCCAGGCTGCCTCCCCCTCCTTCYTGTCTCCACCCCCCTCGGCCTCTCCGGTTGGTCTGATGACTATGGGCAGCCCCTTGGATCTGGACTCTCTGAGCTTCTCTGACCTGGATGACCCGTCGGCCGCAGCCTTCCACGCCTCCCTGCTGCCGGACATGGGTCTGGGGGACATCCTGATGGACGACAGGGGGCTGGGGATGTCCTCTGTTGGGGGCAGAGACCCCCTGCTCTCCTCCGTCTCCCCAGGAGTCTCCAAGACCTCTAGTCGCAGGAGCAGCTTCAGCATGGAGGAAGATTTGTGA